Part of the Geitlerinema sp. PCC 9228 genome is shown below.
ACTTAATTGTTTACTTTGCAAAACAAATCGTAATTTATCGCTGCGCGTGAGACGGGGAGTTTCTAGCACTTCTCCTTGTAAGGCAACCAAATCCGATTGCCATTCGCTATCTGGCTGTACGTATTGACCGATATCGTTTGCTGCTAGTTGTGGCGTACGAACTTGTAAATAGAACGTTGCCAAAAGGGCAATACTGCCAGCGAACAACCACCAAATCCGTTTGGGAGGTTGTATGCCAATTCGAGGTTTAACAGCAGCCGCTACAATTCCTATACCAAAGAGAGCATATCCTGCCCAGGATACGCCAAAAGCAGATAACCCCAATCCGAGAATGTATGCCAAACAAAAAAGGACATTACTGGTGAGAGCCACGATAAATCCAAATTGAGTTTTGATGTTTTGTGCTTAGCAAATATATAGGTATTATTTTACGGGAAAACAGAAAAAATGGAAAGAATCAATGTAAAAAATCCTAGTATTTGGCGGATACTTGCTTATACAAAATTTTTTGTTAGAGAATTGCCGGAATAAGCTGTGATTAGAATAATTGAAACTATAGAGATGACGGCCCCCTATGGCAAAGGGGGACCGCAGGGAATCACTTGCCTAGTTTTGAATAAACAACAAAAATGAGGGAATCTATCTTTAACTGGAAAGCCCCAGTTGAATCCCAAAGGCCATATGAACCAACATGAAAGCGATCGCAATGCTACCGATGTAGGCATGAGCTGTGCGCAGGGAAGCTTTCTCACCACCGAATTTGGTTATGGAAATAAAACCGTTCAAAAATAACAGAGCTAGAACAGCTATGCCTGTCCAAAAATGGGTACTTTGAAAGATGACACGATCTTGCATGACCAATGATAGAACCCCACCTGGGAATCCCAAAACCATAAATAAAGTCATGCTTGGTGCGAGCAAACGATGGCTGGCACGATTTTGCTTGCCAATTTGTACGTCGGTAGCCAATCGAGAACGCCAACCCGACCATGCCACAAAACTTCCCATAACCAAAATCACGATTCCCATCATGATTGGATGTCCCCAGCGCACGATTGGATCGGGAACGCCTAGTTCAATGAAATAATTCGCGATCGCTTCTAATAGGTCTCGGAAATTCATCTTGATTCCTCTCGTTGGTTTTGCGATGAAATTTTACTGAGCCTTGGCCAGCAAGGGAAAACCCAATTCTTCCCGTTGTTCTAGGTACAGATGCGCCACTTTACGTGCCATCGCACGAATTCTAGCAATATAGCGGGTACGTTCGGCCACAGAAATGACCCCTCTAGCATCTAGCAGATTAAACGTGTGGGAGCACTTGAGAACGTAGTCGTAACTAGGCATAACCAGTTTTTGGTTGATGGCGTCGGTGGCTTCCTGTTCGTACAGTTCAAACAGCTTGAAAAGCAAGTCGGGGTTGGAAGCTTCAAAATTATAGGTACACTGCTCGATTTCCCCTTGTAAGTGAACGTCACCGTAGGTTAAATCGTCGGTCCAACGGATTTTGGTGAACGCATCCGTTTCTTGCAGGTACATGGTTAGCCGTTCCAATCCATAGGTGATTTCGATAGAGACAGGACGACAGTCAATACCGCCGCATTGTTGGAAGTACGTAAACTGAGTGATTTCCATGCCATCGAGCCATACTTCCCAACCGACGCCCCAAGCTCCTAAAGTGGGGGCTTCCCAGTTGTCTTCTACAAAGCGAATATCGTGGTCTTCTGGACGAATGCCGAGAGCTCTTAGGGAGTCTAAGTAGGTTTGTTGGATATCGCTGGGAGAAGGTTTGATGAGAACTTGGTACTGGTAATAGTGCTGGTAGCGATTGGGATTTTCTCCATAACGTCCGTCGGTGGGGCGGCGGCTGGGTTCTACATAGGCAACCGACCAAGGTTCCGGACCGATGGCCCGTAAAAAGGTATGGTGGTTCATCGTTCCAGCCCCTTTTTCCGTATCGTAGGGTTGGGCAATCAAACAACCGCGATCGCCCCAAAAGTTGTTGAGCGTTGTAATGACTGATTGAAAATTCACCGGTCTTTTTTCCTAATCGACACAACCATCCCCATTGTCGCTTAAAAACGTGTTGCCCAAAAGGGGCTTGTAGCAAGGGATCTAAAAATTTAGAAGCAAATCTTACCGAAAAATTGGAAAAAGAGTTGACATCCCCTGAAGGAATTGTTACCTTAATAAAGCGCTGGATGAAGGAACGCCCACCGGGCAGGCGCTCCACCAGCAACACTTATA
Proteins encoded:
- a CDS encoding DUF4079 domain-containing protein translates to MNFRDLLEAIANYFIELGVPDPIVRWGHPIMMGIVILVMGSFVAWSGWRSRLATDVQIGKQNRASHRLLAPSMTLFMVLGFPGGVLSLVMQDRVIFQSTHFWTGIAVLALLFLNGFISITKFGGEKASLRTAHAYIGSIAIAFMLVHMAFGIQLGLSS
- the glyQ gene encoding glycine--tRNA ligase subunit alpha, yielding MNFQSVITTLNNFWGDRGCLIAQPYDTEKGAGTMNHHTFLRAIGPEPWSVAYVEPSRRPTDGRYGENPNRYQHYYQYQVLIKPSPSDIQQTYLDSLRALGIRPEDHDIRFVEDNWEAPTLGAWGVGWEVWLDGMEITQFTYFQQCGGIDCRPVSIEITYGLERLTMYLQETDAFTKIRWTDDLTYGDVHLQGEIEQCTYNFEASNPDLLFKLFELYEQEATDAINQKLVMPSYDYVLKCSHTFNLLDARGVISVAERTRYIARIRAMARKVAHLYLEQREELGFPLLAKAQ